The Mesobacillus jeotgali genome window below encodes:
- a CDS encoding histidine phosphatase family protein, whose translation MKTIYLVRHASAAGQPVESPLTEQGRKQALALVDFFKQKEIDIIYSSPFKRAIDTIRPLSDSRGISVQQDERLGERVLSTVNLEDWRDKLKQSFEDFELVFEGGESHSTAMNRAKSLLEDVLCSEHDHILLVSHGNMTTLLMRYFNESFGYDCLMEMTNPDVFELVVSSEKTMLNRIWDDRI comes from the coding sequence ATGAAAACAATCTATCTTGTACGACATGCAAGTGCTGCCGGACAGCCTGTTGAATCTCCCCTGACTGAACAGGGCAGGAAACAGGCACTGGCGCTCGTTGACTTTTTCAAGCAAAAAGAAATAGACATCATCTATTCAAGTCCTTTTAAAAGAGCGATCGATACAATCAGACCACTTTCTGATTCAAGAGGAATAAGTGTTCAACAAGATGAACGACTCGGAGAAAGAGTGCTCAGCACGGTCAACCTTGAGGACTGGCGGGATAAATTAAAGCAAAGCTTTGAAGACTTCGAGCTTGTATTTGAAGGTGGGGAGTCCCATTCAACGGCGATGAATCGCGCGAAATCGCTTTTAGAGGATGTATTATGCTCAGAACATGACCATATTTTACTGGTCAGCCATGGCAACATGACCACACTGCTCATGAGGTATTTCAATGAGAGCTTCGGATACGACTGCTTGATGGAAATGACGAACCCGGATGTTTTCGAACTTGTCGTTTCTAGTGAAAAAACAATGCTTAATCGAATATGGGATGATAGAATTTAA
- the rnz gene encoding ribonuclease Z — MDVFFLGTGAGVPAKLRNVTSIALKLLEERGAVWLFDCGEATQHQILHTSLKPRRIEKIFITHLHGDHIYGLPGLLSSRSFQGGESMVTVYGPPGIKEYIEVSLKISKSYLKYPIEIIELEEGVIFEDEQFIVEAKLLEHGIPSYGYRVMEKDRPGTLLADKLQAAGVKPGPDYRKIKNGEEILLDDGSVINPVDFVGPPQKGRVVTILGDTRVCENAALLAQNADLLVHEATFSADEGTLAYEYFHSTTLQAAETALNADVKQLCLTHISSRYDRNDWQELEAEARTVFANTVVAEDFMEISVSYDHD, encoded by the coding sequence ATGGATGTGTTTTTTCTTGGAACAGGTGCGGGTGTACCGGCCAAGCTGAGGAATGTGACGTCAATCGCATTGAAATTGCTGGAGGAGCGCGGAGCTGTCTGGCTGTTCGATTGTGGCGAAGCAACTCAGCATCAAATTCTACATACTAGCTTAAAGCCGCGCAGGATCGAGAAAATATTCATCACCCACCTGCATGGAGACCATATTTATGGCTTGCCAGGACTGCTGTCCAGCCGTTCCTTCCAGGGAGGGGAATCGATGGTTACCGTTTATGGACCTCCCGGGATTAAAGAGTATATTGAGGTATCTTTGAAAATTAGTAAATCCTACTTGAAATATCCGATTGAAATCATCGAGCTGGAAGAAGGCGTAATCTTTGAAGATGAACAGTTCATCGTAGAAGCAAAGCTACTGGAGCATGGAATTCCTTCGTATGGGTATAGAGTAATGGAAAAAGACCGTCCGGGCACTCTTCTTGCAGACAAGCTCCAGGCAGCGGGAGTTAAACCAGGGCCTGATTACCGGAAAATCAAGAATGGTGAAGAAATCCTGCTTGATGATGGAAGTGTCATCAACCCTGTGGATTTCGTCGGTCCGCCGCAAAAAGGCAGAGTTGTTACGATTCTGGGTGATACAAGAGTGTGTGAAAATGCTGCATTGCTTGCGCAAAATGCAGACCTTCTCGTCCATGAAGCAACTTTTTCAGCAGATGAAGGCACACTTGCTTATGAATATTTTCATTCGACCACTCTGCAGGCTGCAGAAACAGCATTGAATGCCGATGTGAAACAGCTTTGCCTGACCCATATTAGCTCCAGATATGACCGGAATGACTGGCAGGAGCTTGAAGCGGAAGCTCGAACCGTGTTTGCCAATACGGTAGTCGCGGAAGATTTTATGGAAATCTCCGTTTCTTATGACCATGACTGA